Proteins from a genomic interval of Nostoc sp. TCL240-02:
- a CDS encoding HdeD family acid-resistance protein, whose amino-acid sequence MTTNISRDINKNLNGSLISGVLLSILGVIAIAAPNFTTLFAETWIAVILIFAGFTKLVYATQTRNQGGFIWKLLLSGLYIATGIMLFVYPFTGILTLTLLLGSFLLAEGTFELILAFQLRPQENWTWVLGDGIITLVLGAMIWFQWPFNAPWLLGTLVGISIIFTGISRVMLSLNARSTSNPPEQAANPT is encoded by the coding sequence ATGACAACCAACATTTCTAGAGATATTAACAAAAATCTTAATGGGTCACTGATAAGTGGTGTTCTTTTAAGTATTTTGGGGGTGATTGCGATCGCAGCGCCTAATTTCACCACCCTATTCGCTGAGACTTGGATTGCGGTGATTTTGATTTTCGCCGGATTTACAAAACTAGTTTATGCCACTCAAACTCGCAACCAAGGAGGTTTTATTTGGAAACTTTTATTAAGCGGACTCTATATTGCAACGGGCATAATGCTGTTTGTTTATCCTTTTACGGGTATTCTCACACTGACTCTGTTGCTTGGCAGCTTTTTGCTGGCTGAAGGTACATTCGAGTTAATTCTGGCATTCCAGTTACGTCCGCAAGAAAATTGGACGTGGGTACTAGGTGATGGCATTATTACCCTAGTCTTAGGCGCGATGATTTGGTTCCAGTGGCCCTTCAATGCGCCCTGGCTTCTTGGTACACTAGTTGGTATCAGCATTATTTTCACTGGCATTTCCCGCGTGATGTTATCGTTAAACGCGCGTTCTACCTCAAATCCTCCTGAGCAAGCTGCAAATCCTACTTAG